The following DNA comes from Kaistia sp. 32K.
GCCGAGTTCAGCCGCGAGGAGAGCACGAAGCCGCCGAGGCCGGAGCAGAAGCCGACGACGGCATAGACCGCGATCGTCACCCGCGTCTTGTTGATGCCCGAGAGGCGGGCGGCGTCGGGATTGGATCCGACCGCGTAGACCGCCCGGCCGAAGCGGGTCTGGGTCAGGACGAAATGCGCGATCAGCGCCACGACGGCGAAGAGGATGACCGGAACCGGAATCGGGCCGATCATGCCGCGACCCCACCAGCCGAAAGCCTCGTCGAAGCCCGAGACGGGGCCGCCATTGCCGATCGTCAGCGCGATGCCGCGAAACACCGTCATGCCGCCGAGCGTGACGACGAAGGCGGGAACCGCGAGCCGCGCAACCGCGAGGCCCTGCAAATATCCCGCAACCGTTCCGACCGCCATGGCGGCGAGCACGGCGAACGGCCACGCATAGCCGGTGCCGTCGGGGCTGAGCAGGAACCGGCCCTCGATGCCGCCCTTGGCGACCACGGCCGCGACCAGCCCGGACATCGCCACGAGGGCGCCGACCGACAGGTCGATGCCGCGCGCCAGGATCACGAAGGTCATCCCGACCGCGATGATGCCGTAGATCGATACCTGCCGCAGGATGTTGAACAGGTTGAGCGGCGTGAGGAACCGCGGCTGCAGGACTGCGAACAGCACGACCAGCGCCAGCAGGAAGATGAGCGGCGCGATCCGGCCGAGCACGGCGAAGGTCTGCGCGCGATGCGTCGTTGTCAGGGTGTTGCTGGACATGGAGATTTCCGGAGATTTCCTTGGAAAGGGTTCAGCCGTGGTGCTTGGTCATTTCGGCCATCAGCTCTTCCGCCACGGCCTTATCGCCGCTCGTCTCGAAGACGGAACGGCCCTCGCGTAGCACCACGATCCGGTCCGAAAGCGCCATCAGTTCCGGCAGGTCGGAGGAAATGACGAGGACGGCCACCGACTGCCCGGCGATGTCGCGCAGGAGCGAGTGAACGTCCTCCTTCGCGCCGATATCGATGCCCCGCGTCGGCTCGTCGACGATCAGGAGCTTCGGCTGCCGGGCGATCCAGCGCGACAGGATCACCTTCTGCTGGTTGCCACCGGAGAGGGTGGCGATCGGGGCGTTGAACGAGGCCGCCCGGATGCCGAGCCGTTCGACGAAGGTGCGGAAGAGGCTTCGCTCGGCCGGCCGGTCGTTGAGCCAGCCGTAGCGCGGCGGGCTGGCGCCGGCGAGCGCGAAGTTCTCGACCACGGCGCGCTGCGGCAGGATCGCCAGTCCCTTGCGGTCCTCGGGCACGAGGCCGATGCCGGCGGCGATGGCCTCGGAAGCGGACGAGGGCGCGAATTTCTGCCCGTTCAGGCGGATCTCGCCGGAGGCGATCGGATCGACGCCGAAAATCATGTTGGCGGTTTCGGTCCGCCCGGCGCCGACGATGCCGGCGAGGCCGACGATCTCGCCGGCGCGCACCTCGAAGCTCACATCCGCGACGCGGGCGGGCGCGCGGCCCGATGCCGGGGCGGCCAGATGGCGGACCTGCAGCACGACGTCGCCCGTGGCGGCACCCTGCCGTCGCACGCCGATCTGGACGTCGCGGCCGGCCATGGCGCGGATCAGTTGCTCGTTGCTGGCGGAGGCGACGTCGCCTTCTTCGACCATCTTGCCGTCGCGCAGAACCGTATAGCTGTGGCAGAAGGCGCGGATCTCATCGAGCCGATGGCTGACATAGAGGATCGCGACGCCCTCGCGCGACAGGCGCTCGATGATCTCGCCGAGATGGCCGACCTCTTCGGGCGAGAGGGAGGCGGTCGGTTCGTCCATGATGACGAGGCGGGACTTGCGCGTCAGGGCGCGCGCGATCTCGACCATCTGCTGCTGCGCGATCGAGAGGCCGGCGACGGGCCGGCGAACGTCGAGCGCGGTGATGCCGAGCTGGGCCAGGGCCGCCCGCGCCGCGTCCCGCATCCTGGCCCAATCCACGGTTCCGAGGCGGCGGATGGGGAGATGCCCGGCGAAAATCGCCTCGGCGACCGAGAGCTCGGGAAACAGCGAGAGTTCCTGACGGATGACGCTGATGCCGGCCTTGTCGGCGGCGCGCGGACCGTCGAACTGGACCGGGCGTCCGTCGACGTCGATCGTTCCGCCGTCCGGCGTGAGGACGCCCGACAGAAGGTTGATCACGGTGGACTTGCCGGCCCCGTTCTCGCCGAGCAGCGCCCGCACTTCGCCGGGCTCAAGCGAAAGCGAGACGCCGTCGAGGACCGTCACGCCGAAGAAGCGTTTGACGAGGCCGGACGCAGCCACAAAAGGTACGGGGCGCTGTGCGCGCCCCGAAGTCTCGACGTCCACGGTAGAGGGACGTGCATGGATCGTCATTACTTGATGAGCCCCACGCGCTCGGCCTGCTGGAGGTTTTCCGGGGTGATCGCGATCGGGGCGACCAGAATGTTGCTCGCCTCGGGCTTCTTGCCTTCGCGGATGAAGTCGACGAGCGTGCGGACCGCGACGCGACCCTGCTGACCCGGGAACTGATCGACCGTGCCGGCCAGCTCGCCGTTCTTCACGGCCTTGAGCGCGTCTTCCGAGCCGTCATAGCCGTAGATCTTGACCTTGCCCTTGAGGCCGCGGGCTTCGACGGCCTGCGCGGCGCCG
Coding sequences within:
- a CDS encoding sugar ABC transporter ATP-binding protein, encoding MAASGLVKRFFGVTVLDGVSLSLEPGEVRALLGENGAGKSTVINLLSGVLTPDGGTIDVDGRPVQFDGPRAADKAGISVIRQELSLFPELSVAEAIFAGHLPIRRLGTVDWARMRDAARAALAQLGITALDVRRPVAGLSIAQQQMVEIARALTRKSRLVIMDEPTASLSPEEVGHLGEIIERLSREGVAILYVSHRLDEIRAFCHSYTVLRDGKMVEEGDVASASNEQLIRAMAGRDVQIGVRRQGAATGDVVLQVRHLAAPASGRAPARVADVSFEVRAGEIVGLAGIVGAGRTETANMIFGVDPIASGEIRLNGQKFAPSSASEAIAAGIGLVPEDRKGLAILPQRAVVENFALAGASPPRYGWLNDRPAERSLFRTFVERLGIRAASFNAPIATLSGGNQQKVILSRWIARQPKLLIVDEPTRGIDIGAKEDVHSLLRDIAGQSVAVLVISSDLPELMALSDRIVVLREGRSVFETSGDKAVAEELMAEMTKHHG
- a CDS encoding ABC transporter permease; amino-acid sequence: MSSNTLTTTHRAQTFAVLGRIAPLIFLLALVVLFAVLQPRFLTPLNLFNILRQVSIYGIIAVGMTFVILARGIDLSVGALVAMSGLVAAVVAKGGIEGRFLLSPDGTGYAWPFAVLAAMAVGTVAGYLQGLAVARLAVPAFVVTLGGMTVFRGIALTIGNGGPVSGFDEAFGWWGRGMIGPIPVPVILFAVVALIAHFVLTQTRFGRAVYAVGSNPDAARLSGINKTRVTIAVYAVVGFCSGLGGFVLSSRLNSAEAVAGTGYELTAIAAVVIGGTSLHGGSGSIIGTVIGALLTGVLLNGLVILNVSPYVQQILVGLIIVAAVAFDSFVKKQSR